The DNA region TCTGCAATTTCATAATGAGTATATTTATTTTCTTTCTTTGATTGATCAAAAATACAAATTCATTTTCCTAAATTTTTCATTATAATATTAATGTATCCTTTCTTGTTTTTGCACATTTATTTTATTACAGGATACATAAAAACAAAGTCATATGCATGTTCAACTTGCATATGACTTTTCTAATTAATATTTATTTTTTTAAAAAAGTGTGTAATAACATATATTTTGAGCCACATATTAATCTCATATAAAATGAGCCTATTTAACAGGAAAGTGGTATAAATTATTTATGAAAATAACACACAACTTATTTAAGTATAAAAATTTAACAAAATTTGAAATAAAAAAACAACAATCTTTAAAATTGATTGCTGAAAATATCGAAAAATCTTTATCTTATCTTAGCTTGATTACAAACCTTAGTTTATCAACTGTAAAAAGATATAAAAAAGTTATTAAAAGCAAAAAAGAAATTGTTGTCTCACATAAAAATAAATATCATCAAAGAAATTACAAAATAACTGATGCAGAAATAGAATTAGTCTTTAAAAATTATTTAGAAACATGTCAGTTTATTTTGAATAGAGATCTAACAAATAATCAACTTTCAATTAAAACATACTTTAATTCTGAGTATGGTTCTTTTATAAGAGAAAAAATTTCTTACAAAACTTTAGTTAAGAGATTTAATCAATTAGGTTTATTTAATATACATACAACCAAAAGAGGAAGAAAGATTGCAAGATTATCAAAGAAAAAAACCTCAGAAGATATAACATTGATATTAAAAAATTATTATCAACAGATTAAACAAAATGAAAAACAAAGACAAGTTTTAAATCTAAAGAAAAATCTAAAATTCGGCGAAATTGTTGAGATTGATGCACAACTTGAACCATACTTAAAAAATGATAAACCATTATATCTTTATCATGCAATAGATGTAGCAACAGGAACATTGTTAGCGGTATGATTTGAAGAACAAGAAACAACATTAGGATATCAAAGACTACTAGAAATTGTATTTAAAAAGTATGGATTCCCAAAGAAAATCTATACTGATAAAAGAAGAAGTTTTTGAGGAAACGAAAACACACAAACAGTCTTTGAAAAAGTTTTAAATAAAAAGGGAATAGAAGTACTAAGTTCATCAAATCCAAAACATAAACCACATGTTGAAAGATCTTTTAGGACATCACTAGACCAATATCCGTTACTTATTCACAAAAACGGATATAAAAATATTGATGATTTGAAGAAAAATAATGAAGTATTTCAAAATTATTACAATATCAGGAATAAAAAAATAATTTCTAAACAAAATGTTTTTCAAAAAGAGGGAAAGAAAAACGGCAATTGAGCCGTTGATTTAGAGATTAATAGAAAAGTTTTAAATGGTGTTGTTAGATACCAAGGTAAAAATTACGCAGCCTTTGATATGTATAACAAAAGAATTATCTTCCCTTATAATTCTGACGTTTTATTAGTGCATTCTTCGGATGATAATTTGTATTTTAAATATAATGATAAAAAATACTTTGCTAAGGAACCTAACGGAAAATATCTAAGTTTAACAGAAATGTGAGCTTTAGAGAAAGGATTAGATTACTCTATTCCAGCCGTAGGGAAACTAGCATTTATCTATAATAAAACAAATTCGTTTTTTAAAACTCTTGAATTATATATCTCAAAATTTAATAGTATTTCCGTGAATGCCCAAGATAGTAATCTTGAAGCTAATAAAATCATGTCCGAATACTTAAGCATACTCCGAGCATTGCACAGAAGCATCAATGATGATATAAGAATTGATGCATAATAATTTTAATATTTTTTATGAAAATTTTAAAAATAAAAATTGCTCTTTTGATGTAGGGAAATTTAGAAAAAATGCGTAAATTTATAAATTTAAAAAAGCAAAAAATAAAAAAATTTTTTTGCATAAGTTTTTTGCCACTTTTTTTAAAAAAAGTGCACACCTCTATAAATAAAAAATGAAAAAACATTTAACTCCTAAATAAGGAGTTAAATGTTCAAAAAATAAGCTCAAAATACATGTTATTCTACAAAAATATCAAAGAAATAATTTTATTTTTTTAAAAAAGATATTTGCTCAAAAAATAATTTAAAAAATATAAAAAAGAAGTTTAATAAAATATTTTTTAAGTTAATATTCTATATATGAAAAATAAATTTAAAAAAGTTATGGTTTCTTTAGTA from Mycoplasmopsis canis PG 14 includes:
- a CDS encoding DDE-type integrase/transposase/recombinase — protein: MKITHNLFKYKNLTKFEIKKQQSLKLIAENIEKSLSYLSLITNLSLSTVKRYKKVIKSKKEIVVSHKNKYHQRNYKITDAEIELVFKNYLETCQFILNRDLTNNQLSIKTYFNSEYGSFIREKISYKTLVKRFNQLGLFNIHTTKRGRKIARLSKKKTSEDITLILKNYYQQIKQNEKQRQVLNLKKNLKFGEIVEIDAQLEPYLKNDKPLYLYHAIDVATGTLLAVWFEEQETTLGYQRLLEIVFKKYGFPKKIYTDKRRSFWGNENTQTVFEKVLNKKGIEVLSSSNPKHKPHVERSFRTSLDQYPLLIHKNGYKNIDDLKKNNEVFQNYYNIRNKKIISKQNVFQKEGKKNGNWAVDLEINRKVLNGVVRYQGKNYAAFDMYNKRIIFPYNSDVLLVHSSDDNLYFKYNDKKYFAKEPNGKYLSLTEMWALEKGLDYSIPAVGKLAFIYNKTNSFFKTLELYISKFNSISVNAQDSNLEANKIMSEYLSILRALHRSINDDIRIDA